Genomic segment of Verrucomicrobium sp.:
TGGGCCGCTTTGCCGGTGGCCCGCTCGATCTCCGCGATGAAGGCGCGCAGGGCCACGGGGCTGTGGTTGCCGATGTTGTAGAGGCGGAAGGGGGCGCTGCTGGTGGCCGGATCGGGCCGGGCGGCGTCCCAGGCGGGATCGGGCGCGGCGGGCCGTTCCAGGGAGCGGCAGACGCCCTCCACGACGTCGTCGATGTAGGTGAAGTCCCGCTCCATCTTTCCCTCGTTGTAGACCTCGATCGGTTCCCCCCGCAGGATGGAGCGGGTGAACTTGTAGTAGGCCATGTCCGGCCGTCCCCAGGGGCCGTAGACGGTGAAGAAGCGCAGCCCCGTGGTGGGGATGCGGTAGAGGTGGGAATAGGTGTGGGCCATCAGCTCGTTGGCCTTCTTCGTGGCGGCGTAAAGGGAAACGGGGTGGTCGACGGTTTCGCCGACGCGGAAGGGGAGGGTGCGGTTGAGGCCGTAGACGGAGCTGGAACTGGCGTAGACGAGGTGCCGGGCCTCCGTGCGGCGGGCGCCCTCCAGGACGGTGAGGAAGCCCTCGATGTTGCTCTGGGTATAGGCGTGGGGGTTTTCCAGGCTGTAGCGGACCCCGGCTTGCGCCGCCATGTGGGCGATGTGGGTGAACTTCTCCTTCGCGAAGAGGGCCGCCGTGGGCTCCTTCTCCGAAAGGTCGAGCTTTTGGAAGCGGAAGTTCTTGGGGAAGGGAAACTCGGCCAGCCGGGCCTCTTTCAGGCGCGGGTTGTAGTAATCGTTCAGGTTGTCGACGCCGACGACCTCATGCCCGGCCTGCGCCAGCTTGAGGGCGACGTGCGCGCCGACGAATCCCGCGGCGCCAGTGACGAGAGCCTTCATGGGCTGACCATCGAAGCGCAGGGCCGCCCCGGGGTCAAAGGCAAATGCGGTTAGCGTTGCGGGAGGGAGTAGACCTGGGCGAACTGGCGGTCGATCCGGCTTCCGGCGTCGGCCCGGACGGCCTGGGCGAAGGCTTCCTTGGAAAACTTACCGCCCGCGCCGCAGTCCCGGCCTCCGTCGGCCAGGGGCGCGCAGCGCACGGTGACGTCGCCCTTGGGCGTGGAAACG
This window contains:
- a CDS encoding NAD-dependent epimerase, whose product is MKALVTGAAGFVGAHVALKLAQAGHEVVGVDNLNDYYNPRLKEARLAEFPFPKNFRFQKLDLSEKEPTAALFAKEKFTHIAHMAAQAGVRYSLENPHAYTQSNIEGFLTVLEGARRTEARHLVYASSSSVYGLNRTLPFRVGETVDHPVSLYAATKKANELMAHTYSHLYRIPTTGLRFFTVYGPWGRPDMAYYKFTRSILRGEPIEVYNEGKMERDFTYIDDVVEGVCRSLERPAAPDPAWDAARPDPATSSAPFRLYNIGNHSPVALRAFIAEIERATGKAAQLRFLPMQPGDVPATAADVEALEKATGFSPNTPLSSGIDRFVAWYRERGAALES